From the genome of Cuculus canorus isolate bCucCan1 chromosome 13, bCucCan1.pri, whole genome shotgun sequence:
TCAAAATATGAATTGAATTTGTTACTTTACTTGTGTCTTTCAAGTAAGATCTAAAAAACACAGATAGTCCTTTTTCTATATGGCCAATGTCCTTTTTTAATGGTGACTTCCTCAaaaacttctgtttcctttccttctccataaCACTGGACAAGAAATTGCCTTGCATCTGAGGAAAAACAAGTTACCCAGGGGAAAACAACCCTTGGCTGAGAGATATTGCTTGTATGAGCAACCAGCAACCAGTCAGTATGTTTGGGGAAAACAAACTTGTTTCTCTTCACAGCCCTCTGATGCTTGACAATGGGATCTCAGCTCCGCAAGTGTCCAAGTTCAGCCGGAATTTGTCTACAGATCCCCTCCATGACCCCTATTTCATACAGTCGGTAGGTTTTCGCCAGCCTCTGAGCTTTGTGGGCTTTCTTTCACAGGAGTGGAAAGCTGAAGCAATAATAGAGAAAGCTGTTTGGCAGTGAAGAAGAGGTTCGCAAAGCTGAACAAcatttgttatttcttcagCTCCCCTATTCCAGGGAGGAGTGTGTGCTTTCATACGCTTGTGCTGCCGTGTTAACTACAGGAGGTGATGGGTTgtgggagggaaaggcaggCCCCGCACACCAAATTCTCTGTGGTGTTACACCTGTCTGGCTCACCCCAAGGGCAGAGAGGAAGAAGTATGTTCTAGAAGGGGGTATTTTGATCTTTCTGACCACAGCCAGATTTTTGCAGTTGCTGAAAGATCACCACCCTAACCTACCAAAGCAGACACCCGACACATGACACTTATGAGTTCAGCTACTTGAGCTGGCACGAGAGACCCGTACTCCCCTGTTGGGCTGGGTTGGATCTTTCCCTCCAGAGAAAGCTAAGTAGCCTAGGCAAAATATCAGACATGACAAAACCTCTCAGTAGCTGACACCTCAGTCATGGTGCTTATTGTACATCTGTGGCTCTGTGTGGTTGGAAGAGCGCCCAGAGGAAATCATAAGGTTGCATAGTAGGTAAAAGCTTTCTTGGTTTCCTTACAAGGAGGGCTCAAGGGCAGAGTCAGTAGACCCCAACTGTCTCAGACAGGACTTTGGACTTATTCTGGTCATCAGAAGGATAAATATATATGATTTTCGCTTTCCTCTCAGCCATCAACAGAACATGCCTCTTGTTTAAACAGTCCTGCAATTGCTGGAGGACCCATCATATCTGATGTTACTGAAGCATCACCACCcaatataataaatattcaaTCCTCTCCTGAAAATGACAGGTAAACATGTTTGTGATTAAAAACAAGGGGAGCTGGGTGTGGACATGCATAACTTCAAAAGACTTGGCAGTAATTCTACCAAAGTTTCTGTCTGATTCTCAAGTCTCTATAGAGACAGTGGGCTGGAATATCCTTTTTCCAGATTGGAATGTAGGTTGGATTTTCAGAACTGGGGCTGGGTTTTCAGAACTGGGGAGGGATAACAACAGCCTAACTCTCACAACAAAGTCATGAGTTTCATGCTAAGAACTTCCACTCCTCTCTTCAAGAAATATTCTGTGTGTCATTATATGCTGTTCTCATGACATGGGTTGTCTCAGACTTTATCAAATAATGCAGTACTAACACTTTTGGGGTTTCTTGAgtgtgagagagaaagcaagttTCCTTTTGGCTTtgacaaagaagaaacagaatcaaACTGTACATCTTTCTGCTAAGGAGAACAGAAAGGTTGCATCACAACAACTTCCGATGTTCGacagcttttctgtgaaaaggatCCAGTAAGTTAAGAACTGAAGGTAGAGGTATTTTAATGCTTATCTCTTCCTGCCACAGACGTGCAGCATATTTAGGGCTGGTAGCAGAACAACGACAACTATCTCAGTGGAAATTAAGTAGACAGATGAATCATGGAAACGGTTTCTCAGGCATAGAGGTAAGGCAGTTGTAGTCTAGAAATTGCCTGTATATCTGCCTAATAATTGAAACTGTAGCTGCAAAAAGAGctccagaataaaaaaaaaaaacaaaaacaaaaaaacccacaacaacaaaacataCCCAAATCAATCAAACCGGAAGCtatttctaaagcagaaaagaattaaTATAACCTCAGTTTAAGCTGTTTATTTCTACTAATTACTGAGTGCCATCTGGTGGGCTCTGATCTATATGCTGTATCTGCATGACTTGAGAATCTGAGCCAGCCACAGCCTTGATGAGTTCAGGAACATGGTGCTTCCTAAATCAATGTGAGCTTCTTGTGGGATTTTCACATTCGCGAGATCAGAAGGTGATCTGAAAGGAATGCAGAGGAGGATTTTATAGTGTCATCTACCGTCCCATGTGTGACACGCTCGTGTCTTCTTGCAGCAAAGTTAGTCTGTAAGTGTTgtaagagaatattttttttgcacgGCTTTTCATGCCTTGTGCCTGTTTATCTACATGCCTTTGCCACTTTGGCTCCAGTTGTGCAGTTTCAGAGAGCCATGAAGTCTCCTGTAAGTAGTACAGAGTAGATTTTTATGTATAAAACGCTACCGTTCAAAACTTTGAAGTTACATGTCCATCTTGGAACAGTGTGGACTGCCTCTCCCACTGGAAAAAGGTAAACCTCTGCTTCCAAATAAGTAAAATATCTATCTGGGACTGTCAGATCTTGATAGCTTCTGTTCCAAATTCTGTGGGAGcattcaggaaagctggggaggggctctttattggggagtgcagggacaggatgaggggaaatgggtttaagctgaaagaagggagatttagattagatatgggtaagaaatgttttctgtgagggtggggaggccctggcccaggttgcccagagtagtTGTGGATgtctcctccctggaggtgtccaaggccaggttggacgtGGCTTTGCGCAatcagatccagtgggaggtgtccctgcccatggcagggggtggaactggatggtctttgacattccttctgacccaaaccattctatgattctacgatgaTTCTATTATCCTGACCTGCGTCACTGGGATCGCTCAAGTGCCTGCTGGTCCAATCCTAACTCCAGCATGACTCTGATTCTATTCCTGTCTCTAGGGTGGAGACTTCTTTTTCAGGCGAACCTCTCTAGCCTACAAACCCTTACCCTCTCTCAAGCCCAGCACTCATCTGAGGAACGATGAACACACGGAAGTGTATTTTCCATATCTGCAAAACAATTGAATGGGGCAAATCCATTGTAGTTATAACTGATGAAGTGACTGAAAATATTGCAGCTCAGTGTGCTTCTGGAGcttgctgaaaagaaaacaaggctaCTGAGGATTTTTTGCCCAGCTAGGGGAATGGAAAGACTGTGGAGCAGTTTGCTGGGAAGTGGAAGCGAGCCCTTGTGCTGTTGCCCTTTCCAGTAGCACCAGGCCTTTGTGGAGCAGACGTGTGTGTGATGCTAACTCTTGTCTTTGATACAGAGAAAAGTGCCTCATGCTGATCAAGGAAGAGCCTGTCAGCCCTGGAGTGAAAGCCACCGCTGAGCCTGATGTCCCCCTGCCAGGCTGCCGGGCTTGCTCTGAGCCTCCCGTGCTCCCAGTTGCCATGGTCCAGTCtgttttggaagggaaagggagcTGCGGTGCAGCGCCACTGGGGACCTCGCAACCCTCtgagagaagaggcagaagggcACTGCTGGACAGGTGAGGGGAGTGAGGAAGAGCTGTGGCCTTGGGTATTTCATGGCCCTCTCTTCCCATTAACTGGAGGCTGATTTTAAGTGACTTGGTGCAGCCTGGTGAGCTTCACCCTGTACCTGTGGTACTTGCTTATAGGACCCTTGAATCCCAGACGCAGTCACAGGAGTAGGAGATCTGTGGATAACTTACTTGAAGGACCTCATGGAGgaaaagctttaattttccCAGTCTTTAAGACATGTGCACAGACCGTCCATCCCTAAACCACAGGTGTCAACCCAAGAGGAACAGTCTCACTTGTTCTACCatcagcccagctccctctgtgctctgctAAATTGTACTTCTGGGATTAAACCAAGCAATATGACTTTAACCCAAGCTGATAGTGGCATCTTGGATTTCTAAATGAGATTTAAACATAAACCTTACGTTGGATGGCTGCTCAGACCTGCTTTTTTATACCTATCTATGCAAGTCTCATTTGTGGCAATGTTTCCCCTTGTCTTTTCTCAGAACAGATATTTCAGACCCATTGGAAGGCACTGACTGGAGCTTGGaagggctgcagctgctgctgaggagccAACAATATGGCCTAGAGCCTGCCAGCCTCTTGGATGTGAGTGCTGCAAATCAGATAGACCGTGCTGCTTGTTCTTGTGTGGTGCCTTATCTGCCACAGGCTGCCAATGGAGTCACAGCTCTGTTTTGACCTGCTCATAGGAACCAGCAGGATTTCAGAATTTAAATGAttctttttctatatttcttctgaaaatatacatatttgAGCTTGTAGGAGCAGGAAACATGGTCCATTTATTAATCACACTTACGTGAAACAGGTTTAATATTACTCTGTCTGGTTTGGTAATTGCTTTGGTTGGgttagattatttttttgcatacGTTGCATCTTAGGTACTTACAGATTGTGTTTAGTTCCACTACTTTACCCTTTTTCTCAAGTTCTGGGAAGTGTAGGTGATGGCAAATTCTCTCTCTCTACTGAGATATTTATCTGTCTACAGTTTTTGGGTCACACAGAAATGAATGgtgcttttttcttaaatatacatgaagaaatatgaaggtttgtttatttctctctttcaatTGCTCTCTCTTTTTGCATATAGTTAATATATGGAAGGGTTTGCCAATAATCAAATAACTCTGAACACAGTGGCAGTATCTATATGTCAAAGGTATGCTCTTTTGAGGAGGTGCTTCAGATGCAGGCACATGGTACACTTGCATGGATAAACAGGAATGGaataatattaaacaaaaatcaatCTAATTCTCCTGAAGTGAGTTCCCAAGTGTctaggatttattttaattttatagaaaGCTTTTATACTGGGCTGGGCTATCACTGGCTCTggtttctgggttttatttcttgttagGAGGCGTTTTCCCCTTTACTGAcacacttctttctctctgtgcaACTGAATGTCACAAGAGTGCAAATGAATCATAAACCTGTACCCCAGATCAACAGATCCTTTCCCAGATTACTCAGACTTCTCAAGAAATTGGCGCTGAAGCATTGATGCAGGAGTAATCTACCCTCTGCTACTGTGGTTTggaatgttttttaaaaccatatGAAGCTGGAAGTGTCCTAGGACCCAAGCATGGCAACAAAAGCGCTTGGATTTGCATGTCCAGTGGCACACACAGCCTCCCTGATTTACAACAGGGCTGATGCAAGGAGTCTGCGCTGCCCCTCCACTGTCAGACAGCAAGGCTCACAGAGCAGTACGCGTGCCCACCACTCAGCTGTTGCTATTCTGGCTCTGCTAcaaattatagaattatagaatgctttgggctgtaagggagcttaaagatcatccagtcccaacccctgccatgggcagtgacacctaccactggatcagggtgctcaaagcctcgtccaacctggccttgaacacctccagggatggggcagccatggcttctctCAGGAACCTTTGCCTCAAGCTTCTGTTCTTGCGTCAGAGCAGCCGAGTCCTGTTGCTCTTTGACATCTCTGCCAGCAGGCCAACAGTCTACAGTgggcagcccaggcagccagCTGAGGATACGAGCATCTCGAACCATTACACCTTTCAGAGCCCTAATTCTATTTTTCTCCCAACAGGTTTTTAATCCCAATTTACCTTTGAGCGAGTGGAATTTGACTGAAATGGAAGCCAGTCTGTCTCCGGTAAGAGGCATGTATTTCTGAGAGAGGatgataataacaataatgTAATTATGAAGCAGAGCTTGTGCATAACTGAAGAATGCTTAGTTATTTCACAGCGAGAGGCAAGAGTGGGAAAGCACAGCAAGTAAGCATCTCCTGGGGGGAGGCTGAGCTCATTACATTACGCTTCTGACCTGTCTCTCCCACTCAGCCAGAGCTGGTTTAGACACGTATTGATGTCCTGGAGTCTGATCAAACCTTCTCTTAGCATGAATGTCACTTCCTACTAAAGCCATAGATCCACAAAGTGTCTTTGTGCTAAAGCCCTTTACAAAATATGCCTTTATAAAGCGCAGCCACCCCTGTACATTTCAAGAGTAGTAAAACCACATACAATTAGAACAGACATTTGTGCATAcccatgcagaaaaaaacaaggagaaattGTTTGGCAGTATTTGTTTGGAACTGACATTGATacagacatttctgaaatgcataTGGTGATTTAAACAACAGTGAAGGAAATGTGCATTTATAGGCTGGAGTTTTTTCCTGCTTGATGGAGGCTGAATTTTCCGAGCTCTCTCTGTCGTTCGCGTAGAATAAAGACTTGGCTGGTTCTGCCATCTCTACAGATGTGCAAAGTGTCATCTATTCTAATGAAGTATGAAAGGTGTCTAAGCCTTCATCATGATATCACTATCCTTTTTAGGTTTTGATGTAATAAATTTGGATTTACTAGGTAATTCCACTTCCTGAGTGCTAGAAAGGGGATAGATAATATAGACAATATTAGCAAGGCTTGGAAGCAAGAGGAGGTCTCTTTTATAAAGGACTGCATGAGAGAAAAGGCCAGGAAGGTGGTCGCAATGGTCAATACTTCAGTCCTTGAGTCCACTGCATTTCCCAGCATCTGGTGCAGCCTACCCTTAGGCTTGCTCATCCTACAGAAAGTCACGAGCATAGAGAAGCCTGGGAGTAATACCTGCAGCAATCCTGCACCTAGAAGAACTATGCAAGCCAAAGCTAGTTTCACCTAAAGACAGTCATAGGCAAGATaattcctttcctgttttcctttgtatgGCAGTGCCAGCCACAGTGATGTTAGCCTGGCCTCCTCACGTGGCACGAGATTTGCACCACGTTAGCCAGTGCTCAGAGGGGATTACATCTCCCTCAGCCCTGTCCTTGAGGCACCTGTGCCCTTGAGCACAAACTCCTGACTATTTTAGTGAAGTGAAGATgaggctgggaggagaggcagggcagggacagcAGCTTGCAGTGCTGGTGGATGTTGTGTAGCATTGATGAAGTATGGATGCTCAGCAACGGCCTAGCTCTAACAAGCTCCCCTGTCTTTGTATAATTGTACATTGTAGTTTATATTTTTGCATCAAGATGCAGCGACTCACGGTGGATCTGGAGAAGAATGCAACTGAGCTGCCCTCAAAAGTGTTCAACCCACCATTCAACAACGCCTGCCCAGGTAGGAGTTGTGGCAGCTCCTGCAGACTGGAGAGTGGGGATATAATCAAGGTgttaaacaaaatacttctgGTGTTTTACTTCCAAGATTATCAGTCAGCAGTGTTTCTGCAACAACTGCTGAGCTGGTTACTGAGCAgtggggaaagcagagggagTTAAACTGAGGTTTAAATGTAACTGAAttggctcttgatcagggagtgcagggataggatgagagggaacaattttcagctgaaagaggggagattgagatgagattttaggaagaaatgttttcctgtgacattggtgaggccttggcccaggctgcccagagcagtggtggctgccccatccctggaggggttcaaggccaggttgggtggggctttgagcaacctgatccagtgggatgtccctgcccatagcagaagggttggaagtggatggactttgaagtcccttccaacccaaaacattctatttttctatgaaactgagttttctgttgtctgtttGTATTCCTTTCCATAGGGAAAGATGTCATTCTTGAAAACACTCAGCAGACCCTCGTTGATCGTCAGTCGATCTTTGGAAACGACCTCATCAGCTTGCCTGAAAGTTCATCACTTTACGTTCCATCTGAAAACATGGCTTCCTACCTGTCCTCTGTGGGTGTCCAAGGGGATATCCCATTAAACCTGAGCTCTTCAACTGACAACAACCAGTGATTCATCTTCCAAGAAAcatcctctccctcccacccaTCCAAGCATCCACAGGTTTgaatgtaaagaaacaaaagtgacTCAGGAACTGACAAGCAAGTTTCTTTTTGGGCCCTTTCTTTTTGAGTAGATAGAAATGGTCAGTAGCTGTTCCATTACCCTCCCTGCCCCTGGATTTCAATGTTTGCCCAGGATAACAGTTTTAAGACAGAACGCTGCTTCTGGTGGTCGCTGGTATGGAAATGAGAACTCAACAGgacttttctctctgaaaatggTTTTAGAAATTTCACATCTCCTAATAAAACTTAAGTGCAGAGTAGCTTGAAAGTACATTATGGGCTTGATAAAACAAAGCGATCCTGACTAGTGTCCGCAAAGGCAAACTGTTGGATTTTCTTGGGGCAGCACAGATTAGCTAAGGTGCATGACACTTCTTGATGCcgtttttgtttttaaataggaaaatagTTCTATATGCCAGTCCAATGctctaaaaatattcttttatcctttttctaGTTTTGGTGGGATGTACTTCTGCCTCTCCTTTATCCTCTTAGGGTGAATAGGAACATGAAGATCTCTCAGGATGTGCAGAACATCATTTTCTGAGTGACCACTCTAAGAATGTGTCTCTGGCTCCTAGGGGAGGTACAGACATCACAGACCACAAAACATCTCGTGCTGAGTTGAGACTGTTCATTGTctgagctttttttccccccagattTATTTCCTCTAGCATAAAGGCAGGGCAGCCCATACTCAGGGGGTGGGAGAAAGGGATAGACTTTTCTGCACACACAGTTTTCTGTGTGCAAAGAGGACCGAGGGAGTGCACTCCAGGTTTTGGTGCTGCCTAAGTATTCCTTGTCCAGtccaatgattttttttcttggccttgaactgttttattttctctgaagatgTGCCTGTTAGTTTATTGATGTATACAATCTGATGAGCCAGTTTAATTATTCGATCCCCTTTTTAGAAGGGCTCTCGGCTGCTCTGTGTaggagagaggcagaaggaTTAGCCCAACATATCCCGCtaacttttcttctgtcttttgtgCATCTGAGACCAGTCCCCAAAGGTTGAATGAATCTTCCTCTTCCATGTGGTTTCTGACAACTGAGTTTCTCAACAAAGCAGAGCTTTGTTTTTTATGCTGTAGTTCTAGTGAGAACGTATTATTTATCTCAGTATCCTCTAACTGAGTTGCTTTTCCTTAGGAAAGCTGCCCAAATGCAGTGAGGCAGACCCAGGAAATCCGACTAACTCAGGCCTCCTAAGGGCTTAGACAGGGAGGTATAAGCTGTGCCAGTATCATTCAAAGAAATGCTCTGCCCACTTCCATTACCATGATGATTCTTAGTTCTAAACCATATTGCTGAGCATCTTGAATGGTCAAGCAGCATCCACTCCAAAATGTAGTCCATCAATCAGTTGAATGCAGACTCAAATTCTCCTTAATAAGCTGAGCATGTTTTAAATGGGCCTTCCTGtcacagccttttcctccatCCATTTCTCAGTTCATGATCAGGTTTATTAGTTCAGAAACATTCACTTCTGAGCATGTTTTCCCCCAGCTAATTACTGTGTGCTGGGAGCTCTGTCACCACCTCGGTGGTACAGTCTTTGCAGAACTGAGGTTGTGAAAGCTTCTCAATCAATTCCAGTCACTGTTTTCATGTTCAGGACTAAGGGAAAATTCTGGCAGCCCCCACTGGCCTGGTATTTAGATGATGTGCTTGAGTGTGTCATGGAtaaggttttcctttttgacAGGTTTGTGCTTAGAAAGTTCACTTAGACCAGCCCATTTGCCACTGTATTTTGTCATTTCCAGTGATGGAAAGTTGCTGAGTTGtgctctgtttatttcttttctcataggTAATTAAAAACTGTCTGGTGTCTCAGATCACTCGACAGAATATGTTATCCCTGTTCAAGATTTACATCCTTCTCTGAAACTTCACACACTAGGTTGCCTTGACATTAACACTGAATGTATAGGTCCAGTACAGTATTTAAGCATATGCTTAACTTCAAGCTCCTGAGTagtttttccatatttttatgAAGCCTATCACATACCTGAGGTTGGACATACACTTCAGTGTCCTACTGCATTGTCTAGTTGAGGTTGAAAAATGAACCGTCTTGGGAGAGCTGCTTGCAAGCAGGCAGAGGTGGAGCTCAGCCAAAGCCGCACCTGACACTGTCTCAGGCTGCTGTGGCTTATAGAGCAAAGCCACACTTGCTGTGAGCAGCACCTCAGGTGGTTCTCGGGGTTTTCTTTAGGCTTTTTGCCCTACTATAAACATGAGATTGGAGCTTGATGGTAAGAGGAACCTGCAGCAACAGTATTGGATAGCCACTCCTGTGGAGAAGTGAGATTTTGTTCCTTGGCTTTTTACCTTGTTAATTTTACTTGAAGGTGATGTGCTGAGACTGCGTTTTTGCACTATGCTGTACATTTGTAAAGTTTTACAGAGAACactaattaaatattaattttttttttctcatttagtcCTGCTCTGACATTTCTCTCAATCCTTTCGCCTACTCCTtactcctttcctcctcccctagTCATCACCAATAAGGGGAAACTGCTTCAGGAGTTTCACCTGGGAGGGAATGTAGGGCTGTGGCTGGCTGTGTGAAAAGAACAGGAGCTGGAGAGACCTCACATGTAAAACATGGCAAAGGAAACACAGGTTAGAAAGCAGCAGAATTCTTAAAACTAAAATGCTGTTCAGTGTGGGTTTATCAGGTAGGCTCAGGATCAGGGTAAAAGAATCAGTAGTTCTTGACATTACTTGCATTTTTTATCCtgttcacctttttttcttgcttttggtGATAATAGAGCTCAAGCCTCACTCTTggaattacttttaaaatcttttgtttataaatatttttttctttttgaagcatGATGTCATAATACAGTCCCTCTTGCTCAGTATAATAAGGGACATGTACAAAAAGACAGCATCAAAAATGCACAACCCACAAAGTAGTCCTTATCCAGCCTTCTCctatgaaaggaaagaagaacaaCAACTTTTACAACTGAGCTCTCAAGCATTATTCACAGCTTTCTAAGGAGAAGATTTCTGTGCAGATGCTTTCAGCCAAGCCTGTTCTCCACAGGCCCTTGCTCATCCTCCTGCCCTGTCCTGGAGGATAAGGATTCTACCAGCATGTTTTTACTGGTGGAAGTTGGAAAACTGATGAAGTCTAAAGCAATAGTATTGTTTGCCCTGAGAGGTTTTACGAAGATTTTGCATTATGGTTAGGACCAGTTCTCTTACCACCAGATGGCACCTAAGCCCTATCTCTTTCACAAGCCcataggaatatttttttcgTTTAGATATG
Proteins encoded in this window:
- the HSF4 gene encoding heat shock factor protein 4 produces the protein MQDSPSSLVMDGYSSNVPAFLTKLWTLVEDPETNHLICWSSNGTSFHVFDQGRFAKEVLPKYFKHNNMASFVRQLNMYGFRKVVNIEQGGLVKPERDDTEFQHLCFCRGHEHLLEHIKRKGEGVSVVKSEETKMRQEDLSRLLYEVQILRSQQENMECQVQDMKQQNEVLWREVVSLRQNHHTATEVINKLIQFLFGQLQSSPSSSGIKRKLPLMLDNGISAPQVSKFSRNLSTDPLHDPYFIQSPSTEHASCLNSPAIAGGPIISDVTEASPPNIINIQSSPENDREKCLMLIKEEPVSPGVKATAEPDVPLPGCRACSEPPVLPVAMVQSVLEGKGSCGAAPLGTSQPSERRGRRALLDRTDISDPLEGTDWSLEGLQLLLRSQQYGLEPASLLDVFNPNLPLSEWNLTEMEASLSPMQRLTVDLEKNATELPSKVFNPPFNNACPGKDVILENTQQTLVDRQSIFGNDLISLPESSSLYVPSENMASYLSSVGVQGDIPLNLSSSTDNNQ